Proteins co-encoded in one Halorussus vallis genomic window:
- a CDS encoding DUF371 domain-containing protein, translated as MEEVVRARGHENVAAEHASTFEVTTDDYLTPAGDCILGVEADRAPADFDPEFVAACRDADATITATFETGGHSDTVAGRGDPDLSFEDERSMVGRTSDYVDDRTILVGAAFAAEGFDRDLVAALADGADLAVTLTVERPE; from the coding sequence CTGGAAGAAGTCGTTCGCGCCCGCGGCCACGAGAACGTGGCCGCCGAACACGCGAGCACCTTCGAAGTGACGACCGACGACTACCTCACCCCCGCCGGCGACTGCATCCTCGGCGTCGAGGCCGACCGCGCGCCCGCCGACTTCGACCCCGAGTTCGTCGCGGCCTGCAGGGACGCCGACGCCACCATCACCGCCACGTTCGAGACGGGCGGCCACAGCGACACCGTCGCCGGTCGCGGCGACCCCGACCTCAGCTTCGAGGACGAACGGAGCATGGTCGGCCGCACCAGCGACTACGTCGACGACCGCACGATTCTGGTCGGCGCGGCGTTCGCCGCCGAGGGCTTCGACCGCGACCTCGTGGCCGCGCTCGCCGACGGCGCGGACCTCGCGGTCACGCTGACCGTCGAGCGCCCGGAGTAA
- a CDS encoding hydrolase has product MSLTDWTGAAVDAPAGDEPPSPEEYHPVEVPGRPERFADADADAVAYRTEFADPREGDERATLELRGLYAHARIWLNGELLGEHDAYFVPARYELDLAEENELVVVCRAPERFGGVYATDRVPAERAVPGIWWGAELRTHPATFVDSLSLTPRRTDDGAVIDARLAVEAGEDVDDRISLSVRPQGFRGGGVMERARVEADAGERIVVEKTLELRDPAYWWPTGHGPQHQYAVRARLGDDERVVKTGLREVEYGADGLLVNGQRVPARGFSLLPTGDPTWDVERAANAGANLVRARGHVAPAEFYEACADAGVLVWQDLPLCGPGDYDGERAADLAETLSSHLERHPSVAAFGVHDGPSDHLAGVGPGRLSRYKVRWRAWRANYDAGPDREVADAFPEGTVVFPVSDAPGVDADATDLYPGWDYGTAADAEWVLEKYDCGDVIGSFGAGALAGADGAESVASTDGGEVSAAELDGEVAGFDARAHDAYVSGDVEDSQAYQARTLKTVAEALRRRGSDVMAAAALRDTDDGAGMGVLAADGSEKAGYSALAASFAPVQAVLDAYPEPGATRQLTVCNDTPQAISGTVTWVAGDREGTADVEVPAFGREGAGTLTVPGDAESVTLAFARGDQTVRNEYPL; this is encoded by the coding sequence ATGTCTCTGACCGACTGGACGGGTGCGGCGGTCGACGCACCTGCCGGGGACGAACCTCCATCCCCCGAAGAGTACCACCCCGTCGAGGTGCCCGGCCGCCCCGAGCGGTTCGCCGACGCCGACGCCGACGCCGTGGCCTACCGAACCGAGTTCGCCGACCCCCGCGAGGGCGACGAGCGCGCGACCCTGGAACTGCGCGGCCTCTACGCGCACGCCCGAATCTGGCTGAACGGCGAATTACTCGGTGAACACGACGCCTACTTCGTGCCGGCCCGGTACGAACTCGACCTCGCCGAGGAGAACGAACTCGTCGTCGTCTGCCGCGCGCCCGAGCGGTTCGGCGGCGTTTACGCCACCGACCGCGTCCCCGCCGAGCGTGCGGTGCCCGGCATCTGGTGGGGCGCCGAACTCCGGACGCATCCTGCGACGTTCGTCGACTCGCTGTCGCTCACCCCGCGGCGCACCGACGACGGCGCGGTCATCGACGCCCGACTCGCCGTCGAGGCGGGCGAGGACGTCGACGACCGAATCTCGCTGTCGGTGCGCCCGCAGGGGTTCCGCGGCGGCGGCGTGATGGAGCGCGCCCGGGTCGAGGCCGACGCGGGCGAGCGAATCGTGGTCGAGAAGACGCTCGAACTGCGCGACCCCGCCTACTGGTGGCCGACGGGCCACGGCCCCCAGCACCAGTACGCGGTCCGGGCGCGACTCGGCGACGACGAGCGCGTGGTCAAGACCGGCCTCCGCGAAGTCGAGTACGGCGCCGACGGACTGCTCGTCAACGGCCAGCGGGTCCCCGCGCGGGGCTTCTCGCTGCTGCCGACAGGCGACCCGACGTGGGACGTCGAGCGCGCGGCGAACGCCGGCGCGAACCTCGTGCGGGCGCGCGGGCACGTCGCCCCCGCGGAGTTCTACGAGGCCTGCGCCGACGCGGGGGTGCTGGTCTGGCAGGACCTCCCGCTCTGCGGGCCGGGCGACTACGACGGCGAGCGCGCGGCCGACCTAGCCGAGACGCTCTCGTCCCACCTCGAACGCCACCCCTCGGTGGCGGCGTTCGGCGTCCACGACGGACCCAGCGACCACCTCGCGGGCGTCGGCCCGGGTCGGCTATCGCGCTACAAGGTCCGCTGGCGGGCCTGGCGCGCGAACTACGACGCCGGCCCCGACCGCGAGGTCGCCGACGCGTTCCCCGAAGGGACCGTGGTCTTCCCCGTCTCGGACGCCCCCGGCGTCGACGCCGACGCGACCGACCTGTACCCCGGGTGGGACTACGGGACTGCCGCCGACGCCGAGTGGGTACTGGAGAAGTACGACTGCGGCGACGTAATCGGGTCGTTCGGTGCGGGTGCGCTGGCGGGCGCTGACGGGGCCGAGAGCGTCGCGAGCACCGACGGCGGGGAAGTGAGCGCCGCGGAACTCGACGGAGAGGTCGCCGGCTTCGACGCCCGCGCCCACGACGCCTACGTCTCGGGCGACGTCGAGGATTCGCAGGCGTACCAGGCCCGGACGCTCAAGACCGTCGCCGAGGCGCTCCGGCGTCGGGGAAGCGACGTGATGGCCGCCGCGGCGCTCCGGGACACCGACGACGGCGCGGGCATGGGCGTGCTCGCGGCCGACGGGTCGGAGAAGGCGGGCTACTCGGCGCTCGCGGCGTCGTTCGCCCCGGTCCAGGCGGTGCTGGACGCCTACCCCGAACCGGGCGCGACCCGGCAGTTGACCGTCTGCAACGACACCCCGCAGGCGATTTCGGGGACCGTGACGTGGGTGGCCGGCGACCGGGAAGGGACTGCCGACGTCGAAGTGCCTGCGTTCGGCCGCGAGGGCGCGGGGACGCTCACGGTGCCCGGCGACGCCGAGTCGGTGACGTTGGCGTTCGCCCGCGGCGACCAAACGGTCCGGAACGAGTATCCTTTATAA
- a CDS encoding coiled-coil protein has translation MVSVTEEELQNKSKGELIKLAGQLRDRRNELNQKASKRASKRDDLNAKTREKVDEAQEHREKRDELNEQVQEHKEKRNELNAKANELFDEVEQKKSDLELDEGKGLEELEDEIEQLEFKQQTEVLSTEDERELIEKIEDKREEYQQRKDKLDNTEDLEGLVEEAEEVRAEASRHHEKVTELADKAQEHHNNMIEAYREADEIRDDADEMHESFVEAQEAADQHHEDFVRVQKRLRELDKKEEKERKSEKAKEREEAKEEAEEIYQQFKEGETLDTEDLMKLQKTGLL, from the coding sequence ATGGTAAGCGTAACGGAAGAGGAACTTCAGAACAAGTCGAAAGGCGAACTAATCAAACTCGCGGGACAGCTCCGAGACCGACGTAACGAGCTGAACCAGAAGGCCAGCAAGCGAGCGTCCAAGCGCGACGACCTCAACGCCAAGACGCGCGAGAAGGTCGACGAGGCTCAGGAGCACCGCGAGAAGCGCGACGAGCTCAACGAGCAGGTCCAAGAGCACAAGGAGAAGCGCAACGAGCTCAACGCGAAGGCCAACGAGCTCTTCGACGAGGTCGAGCAGAAGAAGTCCGACCTCGAACTCGACGAGGGCAAGGGCCTTGAAGAGCTCGAGGACGAGATCGAACAGCTCGAGTTCAAGCAGCAGACCGAGGTGCTCTCGACCGAGGACGAGCGCGAACTCATCGAGAAGATCGAGGACAAGCGCGAGGAGTACCAGCAGCGCAAGGACAAGCTGGACAACACCGAGGACCTCGAAGGACTCGTCGAGGAAGCCGAGGAGGTGCGCGCCGAAGCGAGCCGTCACCACGAGAAGGTCACGGAACTCGCCGACAAGGCCCAGGAGCACCACAACAACATGATCGAGGCCTATCGCGAGGCCGACGAGATTCGCGACGACGCCGACGAGATGCACGAGAGCTTCGTGGAGGCCCAGGAGGCGGCCGACCAGCACCACGAGGACTTCGTGCGCGTCCAGAAGCGCCTGCGCGAACTCGACAAGAAGGAAGAGAAGGAGCGCAAGTCCGAGAAGGCCAAGGAGCGCGAAGAGGCCAAGGAGGAGGCCGAGGAGATCTACCAGCAGTTCAAGGAAGGCGAGACCCTCGACACCGAGGACCTCATGAAGCTCCAGAAAACGGGGCTCCTGTAG
- the sppA gene encoding signal peptide peptidase SppA codes for MADNGRNVSRLLVVAVGALVAVAVGWQLFVDVPDGNLAALFGVVLALLTGVVGARIAGRIASSRFPAYDVAEVAVEGPITRDGGGGGIPPRPGGTGADDVVEQIRRADEDDGANALLLKLNTPGGQVVPSDDIRVAAERFDGPTVAYATDVCASGGYWIASGCDAIYAREGSIVGSIGVIGSRVNAAELADNLGLEYERLAAGKYKDAGQSLKEMSEDEREYLQGLIDGYYEEFVDRVTDGRELTDEQVRDTEARVYLGEDALHIGLVDELGTREDVKERLAADLGVEEVSVREFEPQRGLMERVRGGAMAAAYSFGAGAAGALAGDRGDVEGFEFR; via the coding sequence ATGGCGGATAACGGACGGAACGTCTCGCGCCTACTGGTCGTCGCGGTCGGAGCCCTCGTCGCGGTCGCGGTCGGCTGGCAACTGTTCGTCGACGTGCCCGATGGTAACCTCGCCGCGCTGTTCGGCGTCGTCCTCGCGCTGCTTACCGGCGTCGTCGGGGCGCGAATCGCCGGGCGAATCGCCTCCTCGCGGTTTCCCGCATACGACGTGGCCGAGGTCGCCGTCGAGGGACCCATCACCCGCGACGGCGGCGGAGGCGGGATTCCGCCCCGCCCCGGCGGCACCGGCGCCGACGACGTGGTCGAGCAGATTCGGCGAGCCGACGAAGACGACGGCGCGAACGCTCTCCTGTTGAAGCTCAACACCCCCGGCGGCCAGGTCGTCCCGAGCGACGACATCCGCGTCGCGGCCGAGCGCTTCGACGGGCCGACCGTCGCCTACGCGACCGACGTCTGCGCCAGCGGCGGCTACTGGATCGCCAGCGGGTGCGACGCCATCTACGCCCGCGAGGGAAGCATCGTCGGGAGCATCGGCGTCATCGGTTCGCGGGTCAACGCGGCCGAACTCGCCGACAACCTCGGCCTGGAGTACGAGCGACTCGCGGCGGGCAAGTACAAGGACGCCGGCCAGTCGCTCAAGGAGATGTCCGAGGACGAACGCGAGTACCTCCAGGGGCTCATCGACGGCTACTACGAGGAGTTCGTCGACCGGGTCACCGACGGCCGAGAGCTAACCGACGAGCAGGTCCGGGACACCGAGGCCCGGGTCTACCTCGGCGAGGACGCGCTCCACATCGGCCTGGTCGACGAACTCGGCACGCGGGAGGACGTCAAAGAGCGACTCGCGGCCGACCTCGGCGTCGAGGAGGTTTCGGTCAGGGAGTTCGAACCCCAGCGCGGTCTGATGGAGCGAGTCCGCGGCGGCGCGATGGCGGCGGCCTACTCGTTCGGCGCCGGCGCGGCCGGCGCGCTGGCGGGCGACCGAGGCGACGTCGAGGGCTTCGAGTTCAGATAG
- a CDS encoding HalOD1 output domain-containing protein: protein MSDADAVAEQGTQVTLEPVVRETWDAETESLSATVVRAVAAAEGTTTAELAEPLYDAVDPDALDQLFEPRVDGVARLFGQLHFRYHDYNVLVHDFGRVDVYPEDAQLTTVVDAPTVRS from the coding sequence ATGAGTGACGCAGACGCTGTGGCAGAACAGGGAACGCAAGTAACGCTGGAACCGGTCGTGCGCGAGACGTGGGACGCGGAAACCGAGTCGCTGTCGGCGACCGTGGTGCGCGCGGTCGCGGCGGCCGAGGGCACGACGACCGCCGAACTGGCCGAACCGTTGTACGACGCCGTCGACCCCGACGCGCTTGACCAGTTGTTCGAACCCCGAGTCGACGGTGTCGCCCGTCTGTTCGGACAGCTTCACTTCCGCTACCACGACTACAACGTCCTCGTCCACGACTTCGGACGCGTCGACGTCTACCCCGAGGACGCCCAGCTGACGACCGTCGTCGACGCGCCGACGGTCCGGTCGTAG
- a CDS encoding PAS domain S-box protein: protein MQLDSSSSGGPTIPDAASGVAYDPVSFSRLGGDDFYRDFVERTADVILTVDQSSSIVFANPAVEHVFGYDPESLIGESLTALMPEQFRSEYLAAVDRYVSSEETEFDWDYVEFPGLGRDGDELELAVSFSEQRVDGESFFTAVVRDISDRKARKAQLTRYETIVNSIDEGVYQLDADGTFVAVNDAVVEKTGYDREALLGANASMLVSDADAERVRAATRRLRGNGESTETLEVGVRTADGGRIPCEIRLRPLVADGAVEGTVGIVRDLSERREREQALRREKDLTRRLLETAPTALAVQTADGDLEMANQRARDLFSLADESLREHSLDELTGWKLYDADGEPLADDERPSARVRATGEAVDERELMVESPEGTRRWLRVNAAPVFEPGGDLSRVIVAAEDVTERKRYERDLEAKSQHLQSELEQALGRVTDAVFAVDPDWRFTYVNERAEQFLERAESDLLGTSVWKAFPEAVDSTFEREYRAAMETQEPTGFEEYFPPLDTWFEVRAYPSETGLSVYFRDVNERKRRERELEQYEAVVETSADGIYALDPDGNFVMANDAFLEMVGWERERLLGKPAKVVHDGEISELADELASGIWSGDDAEARLELELVARDGSTLPVESRFGPYPYDDERWGRCGIVRDVTGRKERERELRERVRQQRAIAEFSKRALEDRPLDDLFDEACELVADTLEHDYCKVLELFPEDDELLLRNGVGWNEGIVGSAAVDDDRGSQAGFTLISEEPVVVEDLENETRFSGPELLTSHDVKSGISTIIGTPAEPWGILGTHHTERRSYDDHDVHFVQSVAHILTMAIRRRQRERTLESLAEASGELLRAETRGEVCDIVAETANDDLSLSLTMVACYDDATGELEPRSLSPQAEAVFDAERLLAPEADLAWRAFAENRVTTFGGLPAGGESAAAAADSPAPREEGPSPAEDDDVATAYDVAVFPLGRYGILVVGATHRDEDAAGAAADDGDGGTEIGAGGPPLTRVLGSNAESTFVRILAANTESALDRTDRERQILEREELLREQNERLERLNRINDVIRRIDKALVAAGSQVEIEQEVCSQLTSTGPYAFAWLGDYDAVGEEIRPREYAGADKGYLDSVSFAAADASPENPFLTAVRTREPQVVGNLLGDPPFEDWRSAALKRGYRSCIVLPLLYKDTLYGVLAVYADQAEAFDDLERDVLAELAGTVGYAINAVESKKALVSTDFVEIEFSVRDPDVPFVDLTNALDCEFEFESVTATSDGAFRVFFETRGADPEAVREYLGRAVEVRDLRLVSASGDQASFACVVEPTNFVPTLLDYGAIPRTFTAVDGEGTAIVTFPQSGDVRRFLEAVQTRYDGLELLARREHEREFRTREDFRTQFDDSLTDRQREVLRTAYFGGFFETPRQSTGSEIGETLGISQPTFNKHLRAAQRKLFGLLYDD, encoded by the coding sequence GTGCAACTGGATTCGTCATCCTCCGGGGGTCCGACGATTCCGGACGCGGCGTCCGGCGTCGCCTACGACCCCGTCAGCTTCTCTCGGCTCGGCGGGGATGACTTCTACCGCGATTTCGTCGAGCGAACCGCGGACGTCATCCTGACCGTCGACCAGTCGAGCAGCATCGTCTTCGCCAACCCCGCGGTCGAGCACGTCTTCGGTTACGACCCCGAGTCGCTGATCGGCGAATCGCTGACCGCGTTGATGCCCGAGCAGTTCCGCTCGGAGTACCTCGCCGCCGTCGACCGGTACGTCTCGTCCGAGGAGACGGAGTTCGACTGGGACTACGTGGAGTTTCCCGGCCTCGGACGCGACGGCGACGAACTGGAACTCGCCGTCTCGTTCAGTGAACAACGGGTCGACGGCGAGTCGTTTTTCACCGCGGTCGTCCGGGACATCTCCGACCGGAAGGCTCGAAAGGCCCAGTTGACCCGGTACGAAACCATCGTCAACTCCATCGACGAGGGCGTCTACCAACTCGACGCCGACGGGACGTTCGTCGCGGTCAACGACGCGGTGGTCGAGAAGACCGGCTACGACCGCGAGGCGCTGCTCGGGGCGAACGCCTCGATGCTCGTGAGCGACGCCGACGCCGAGCGCGTCCGGGCGGCGACCCGACGACTTCGGGGGAACGGAGAGAGCACCGAGACGCTCGAAGTTGGAGTTCGAACCGCCGACGGCGGTCGAATTCCGTGCGAGATTCGACTCCGACCGCTCGTCGCCGACGGCGCGGTCGAGGGGACGGTCGGCATCGTCCGGGACCTCTCGGAGCGCCGCGAGCGCGAGCAGGCGCTCCGGCGTGAGAAGGACCTCACTCGGCGACTGCTCGAAACCGCGCCGACGGCGCTGGCGGTCCAGACCGCCGACGGCGACCTGGAGATGGCGAACCAGCGCGCCCGCGACCTCTTCAGCCTCGCCGACGAGTCGCTCCGCGAGCACTCGCTGGACGAACTGACGGGGTGGAAACTGTACGACGCCGACGGCGAACCGCTGGCCGACGACGAACGGCCGTCGGCCCGCGTCCGCGCGACCGGGGAGGCGGTCGACGAGCGAGAGCTGATGGTCGAGTCCCCCGAGGGGACCCGACGGTGGCTGCGGGTCAACGCCGCGCCGGTGTTCGAACCCGGCGGCGACCTCTCGCGGGTCATCGTCGCGGCCGAGGACGTCACCGAGCGCAAGCGCTACGAGCGGGACCTCGAAGCGAAGAGCCAGCACCTCCAGAGCGAACTCGAACAGGCGCTCGGCCGGGTGACCGACGCCGTCTTCGCGGTCGACCCCGACTGGCGGTTCACCTACGTCAACGAGCGCGCCGAGCAGTTCCTCGAGCGGGCCGAATCCGATCTGCTCGGCACGAGCGTCTGGAAGGCGTTCCCCGAGGCGGTCGACTCGACGTTCGAACGCGAGTACCGGGCGGCGATGGAAACCCAGGAGCCAACCGGCTTCGAGGAGTACTTCCCGCCGCTGGACACCTGGTTCGAGGTGCGGGCCTACCCCTCCGAGACGGGACTGTCGGTGTACTTCCGGGACGTGAACGAGCGCAAACGCCGCGAGCGCGAACTCGAACAGTACGAGGCGGTGGTCGAAACCAGCGCCGACGGCATCTACGCGCTCGACCCCGACGGGAACTTCGTGATGGCGAACGACGCCTTCCTGGAGATGGTCGGCTGGGAGCGCGAGCGACTACTCGGCAAGCCCGCGAAGGTCGTCCACGACGGCGAGATATCCGAGTTGGCCGACGAACTCGCGTCCGGCATCTGGTCGGGCGACGACGCGGAGGCCCGCCTCGAACTCGAACTCGTCGCCCGAGACGGCTCGACCCTCCCCGTCGAGAGTCGGTTCGGCCCGTACCCCTACGACGACGAGCGGTGGGGCCGATGTGGCATCGTTCGGGACGTGACCGGCCGCAAGGAGCGCGAGCGCGAACTCCGCGAACGGGTCCGCCAGCAGCGCGCGATCGCGGAGTTCTCCAAGCGCGCACTCGAAGACCGGCCGCTGGACGACCTCTTCGACGAGGCCTGCGAACTGGTCGCCGACACGCTCGAGCACGACTACTGCAAGGTGCTCGAACTGTTCCCCGAGGACGACGAACTCCTGCTCCGCAACGGCGTCGGCTGGAACGAGGGAATCGTCGGGTCGGCGGCGGTCGACGACGACCGCGGGTCGCAGGCCGGCTTCACGCTCATCTCCGAGGAGCCGGTGGTGGTCGAGGACCTCGAGAACGAGACTCGTTTCTCGGGACCCGAACTGCTGACCTCCCACGACGTGAAGAGCGGCATCAGCACCATCATCGGGACGCCGGCGGAGCCGTGGGGCATCCTCGGGACCCACCACACCGAACGCCGGTCGTACGACGACCACGACGTTCACTTCGTCCAGAGCGTCGCCCACATCCTCACCATGGCGATTCGCCGCCGCCAGCGCGAGCGCACGCTCGAATCGCTCGCGGAGGCCTCGGGCGAACTGCTCCGGGCCGAGACGCGCGGGGAGGTCTGCGACATCGTCGCCGAAACCGCGAACGACGACCTCTCGCTCTCGCTGACGATGGTGGCCTGCTACGACGACGCCACCGGCGAACTCGAACCCCGCTCGCTCTCCCCGCAGGCCGAGGCGGTGTTCGACGCCGAGCGACTGCTGGCGCCCGAGGCCGACCTCGCGTGGCGGGCGTTCGCCGAGAACCGGGTCACCACCTTCGGCGGACTCCCGGCCGGGGGCGAGTCGGCGGCCGCGGCCGCCGACTCGCCAGCACCGCGCGAGGAGGGACCGTCGCCGGCCGAGGACGACGACGTCGCGACGGCCTACGACGTGGCGGTCTTCCCGCTTGGAAGGTACGGCATCCTCGTCGTCGGAGCGACACACCGCGACGAGGACGCGGCCGGCGCGGCGGCCGACGACGGCGACGGGGGGACCGAAATCGGCGCCGGCGGCCCGCCGCTGACGCGAGTCCTCGGGTCCAACGCCGAGTCGACGTTCGTCCGGATTCTGGCGGCCAACACCGAGTCGGCGCTCGACCGGACCGACCGCGAGCGCCAGATTCTCGAACGGGAGGAGCTGTTGCGCGAGCAGAACGAGCGCCTCGAACGCCTCAACAGAATCAACGACGTGATTCGCCGGATAGACAAGGCGCTCGTCGCGGCCGGGTCGCAGGTGGAAATCGAGCAGGAGGTGTGCTCGCAGTTGACGTCGACGGGCCCCTACGCGTTCGCCTGGCTCGGCGACTACGACGCGGTGGGCGAGGAGATACGGCCCCGCGAGTACGCCGGGGCCGACAAGGGCTACCTCGACTCCGTCTCGTTCGCGGCCGCCGACGCGTCGCCCGAGAACCCCTTCTTGACGGCGGTCCGGACCAGGGAACCCCAGGTCGTCGGGAACCTCCTCGGCGACCCGCCGTTCGAGGACTGGCGGTCGGCGGCGCTCAAGCGCGGCTACCGCTCCTGTATCGTCCTCCCGCTGCTCTACAAGGACACCCTCTACGGCGTGCTGGCGGTCTACGCCGACCAGGCCGAGGCGTTCGACGACCTCGAACGCGACGTGCTCGCCGAACTCGCGGGCACCGTCGGCTACGCCATCAACGCCGTCGAGAGCAAGAAGGCGCTGGTCAGCACCGACTTCGTGGAGATAGAGTTCAGCGTCCGCGACCCCGACGTCCCGTTCGTGGACCTGACGAACGCGCTCGACTGTGAGTTCGAGTTCGAGAGCGTCACCGCCACGTCCGACGGGGCGTTCCGGGTGTTCTTCGAGACTCGCGGGGCCGACCCCGAGGCGGTGCGCGAGTACCTCGGCCGCGCGGTCGAGGTCCGGGACCTCCGCCTCGTCTCGGCGAGCGGCGACCAGGCGTCGTTCGCGTGCGTGGTCGAACCGACGAACTTCGTGCCGACGCTGCTCGACTACGGGGCCATCCCGCGGACGTTCACCGCGGTCGACGGCGAGGGGACCGCCATCGTGACGTTCCCGCAGTCGGGGGACGTCCGGCGCTTCCTCGAAGCGGTCCAGACCCGGTACGACGGTCTGGAACTGCTCGCCCGGCGCGAACACGAACGGGAGTTCCGGACGCGCGAGGACTTCCGGACCCAGTTCGACGACAGCCTCACCGACCGCCAGCGCGAGGTGCTCCGGACCGCCTACTTCGGGGGGTTCTTCGAGACGCCGCGCCAGTCGACCGGGAGCGAAATCGGCGAGACGCTCGGCATCTCGCAGCCGACGTTCAACAAGCACCTGCGGGCCGCCCAGCGCAAACTGTTCGGACTGCTCTACGACGACTGA
- a CDS encoding beta-CASP ribonuclease aCPSF1 — protein MSKVDQQLEDLRTEIKSELPSDISVSDVKYEGPELVVYTRDPKKFARNGDLIRQLASKLRKRITVRPDPDVLSRPEDAREQILDVIPEEAGVTDLDFHVDTGEVVIEAEKPGMVIGKHGSTLRQITQEVGWTPEVVRTPPIESSTVSNVRNFLKQERDDRRDILEKVGRQIHREEMSDEEYVRITTLGCCREVGRASFILSTPETRILIDCGDKPGSEGEVPYLQVEEALGAGANTIDAVVLTHAHLDHSALLPLLFKYGYDGPIYTTEPSRDLMGLLQLDYLDVAAKEGRVPPYESEMVREAIKHTIPLEYGDVTDIAPDVKLTFHNAGHILGSAVSHFHIGDGLYNVAFSGDIHYDDTRLFNGAVNDFPRVETLVLESTYGGRNDYQTDQEDSERKLKKVINETYERGGKVVIPAFAVGRSQEMMLVIEEAMRNGDIPEMPVHLDGMIWEATAIHTTYPEYLRDDLRDRIFHEDENPFLADQFNHIDGGEEERQDVADGDQCIVLSTSGMVTGGPIMSWLEHLGPDPDNRMVFVGYQAQGTLGRRIQNGWDEIPMNRGGGRNGKLSLALDVKTVDGFSGHADRQGLMNFVKTMKPRPEKVLCVHGDESSVQDLSSSLYHEFNMRTFAPKNLETFRFK, from the coding sequence ATGAGTAAAGTAGACCAGCAACTCGAGGACCTGCGAACAGAGATCAAGAGCGAACTACCGAGCGACATCTCGGTGTCGGACGTCAAGTACGAAGGCCCGGAACTGGTCGTCTACACGCGCGACCCCAAGAAGTTCGCCCGCAACGGCGACCTCATCCGGCAGTTGGCGAGTAAACTCCGAAAGCGCATCACGGTCCGGCCCGACCCCGACGTTCTCTCGCGGCCCGAGGACGCACGCGAACAGATACTCGACGTCATCCCCGAGGAAGCGGGCGTCACGGACCTCGACTTCCACGTCGACACCGGCGAGGTGGTCATCGAAGCCGAGAAGCCCGGGATGGTCATCGGCAAGCACGGGTCGACGCTCCGCCAGATAACCCAGGAGGTCGGCTGGACGCCCGAGGTGGTTCGCACCCCGCCCATCGAGTCCTCGACGGTCTCGAACGTCCGGAACTTCCTCAAGCAAGAGCGCGACGACCGCCGCGACATCCTGGAGAAGGTCGGCCGCCAGATCCACCGCGAGGAGATGTCCGACGAGGAGTACGTCCGCATCACGACCCTCGGCTGCTGTCGGGAGGTCGGCCGGGCGAGTTTCATCCTCAGTACGCCCGAAACCCGTATCCTCATCGACTGCGGCGACAAACCCGGTTCCGAGGGTGAGGTCCCCTACCTCCAGGTCGAGGAGGCGCTGGGCGCGGGCGCCAACACCATCGACGCGGTGGTGCTGACCCACGCTCACCTCGACCACTCGGCGCTCCTCCCGCTGCTCTTTAAGTACGGCTACGACGGCCCGATTTACACCACCGAACCGTCCCGCGACCTGATGGGCCTGCTCCAGTTGGACTACCTCGACGTGGCCGCCAAGGAAGGCCGAGTGCCGCCCTACGAGTCCGAGATGGTCAGAGAGGCCATCAAGCACACCATCCCGCTGGAGTACGGCGACGTCACCGACATCGCGCCCGACGTGAAGCTCACCTTCCACAACGCGGGTCACATCCTCGGCTCGGCGGTGTCGCACTTCCACATCGGCGACGGCCTCTACAACGTCGCGTTCTCCGGCGACATCCACTACGACGACACCCGACTGTTCAACGGCGCGGTCAACGACTTCCCGCGGGTCGAGACGCTCGTCCTGGAGTCGACCTACGGCGGCCGCAACGACTACCAGACCGACCAGGAAGATTCGGAGCGCAAACTCAAGAAGGTCATCAACGAGACGTACGAGCGCGGCGGGAAGGTCGTCATCCCCGCCTTCGCGGTCGGTCGGTCCCAGGAGATGATGCTGGTCATCGAGGAGGCGATGCGCAACGGCGACATCCCCGAGATGCCGGTCCACCTGGACGGCATGATATGGGAGGCGACGGCCATCCACACCACCTACCCCGAGTACCTCCGCGACGACCTGAGAGACCGCATCTTCCACGAGGACGAGAACCCGTTCCTCGCCGACCAGTTCAACCACATCGACGGCGGCGAGGAGGAGCGCCAGGACGTCGCCGACGGCGACCAGTGCATCGTGCTGTCGACCTCCGGCATGGTGACCGGCGGCCCGATCATGTCGTGGCTCGAACACCTCGGCCCCGACCCGGACAACCGGATGGTGTTCGTCGGCTACCAGGCCCAGGGGACGCTGGGTCGGCGCATCCAGAACGGCTGGGACGAGATTCCGATGAACCGCGGCGGCGGCCGCAACGGGAAACTCTCGCTCGCACTTGACGTGAAGACCGTCGACGGCTTCTCCGGCCACGCCGACCGCCAGGGCCTGATGAACTTCGTGAAGACGATGAAGCCCCGCCCGGAGAAGGTACTGTGCGTCCACGGCGACGAGTCGAGCGTCCAGGACCTCTCGTCGTCGCTGTACCACGAGTTCAACATGCGGACGTTCGCGCCCAAGAACCTCGAGACGTTCCGGTTCAAGTAA